One Cellulomonas sp. NS3 genomic region harbors:
- a CDS encoding HAD family hydrolase encodes MTATIPRLPDEATTAGGGGEPTGVAFFDVDGTLLRLTSLVSFYEYYVRGFAPVERARSLDALADLLRADLPREEANAAYYRLIAGEPVAEMAAAGRRWFAQVLLQGFVDGAVHAQLDVHRAAGRAIVLVSGSFPACLEPVAAHLGVDRVLCSRPEIAHGRYTGWIGTPMIGDAKAAAVAAVLDELAPGTPSWAYGDHDSDLPMLEQVSTPVVVGADPVLTRLARERGWEVLAGEGPLAATAETRPAPSRAR; translated from the coding sequence ATGACCGCCACCATCCCCCGTCTCCCGGACGAGGCCACGACCGCCGGCGGCGGTGGCGAGCCCACCGGGGTCGCGTTCTTCGACGTCGACGGCACGCTGCTGCGCCTCACGAGCCTGGTCTCGTTCTACGAGTACTACGTGCGCGGCTTCGCCCCCGTCGAGCGGGCCCGCAGCCTCGACGCGCTCGCCGACCTGCTGCGCGCGGACCTCCCGCGCGAGGAGGCCAACGCGGCCTACTACCGGCTCATCGCGGGCGAGCCCGTCGCGGAGATGGCCGCCGCCGGCCGCCGCTGGTTCGCCCAGGTGCTCCTGCAGGGCTTCGTCGACGGCGCCGTGCACGCGCAGCTCGACGTGCACCGTGCTGCGGGCCGCGCGATCGTGCTCGTCTCGGGCTCCTTCCCGGCGTGCCTCGAGCCCGTCGCCGCACACCTCGGCGTCGACCGCGTGCTGTGCTCTCGTCCCGAGATCGCCCACGGGCGCTACACAGGGTGGATCGGCACCCCGATGATCGGCGACGCCAAGGCCGCCGCGGTCGCCGCGGTGCTCGACGAGCTGGCACCCGGCACGCCGTCCTGGGCGTACGGGGACCACGACTCCGACCTGCCGATGCTCGAGCAGGTCAGCACCCCCGTCGTCGTCGGCGCCGACCCCGTGCTCACCCGGCTCGCCCGTGAGCGCGGCTGGGAGGTCCTCGCCGGGGAGGGGCCGCTCGCGGCGACCGCCGAGACCCGCCCGGCCCCGAGCCGGGCCCGCTGA
- a CDS encoding MarR family winged helix-turn-helix transcriptional regulator produces the protein MSSKAESARIQAEIAARLGQSIKRAEQALIARKSQALRPFDLTVPQYAALMVLSYSPGLSGAQLARACMVTPQTMATVLGNLKSKGLIRRDPSSVHKKVLVTELTRTGRAVLSEADAAARAVEDRLSAEFDREDQEQLRSLLERAIKVLSSDG, from the coding sequence ATGAGCAGCAAGGCTGAGTCGGCCAGGATCCAGGCGGAGATCGCCGCGCGTCTGGGTCAGTCGATCAAGAGGGCCGAGCAGGCGCTGATCGCGCGGAAGAGCCAGGCGCTGCGTCCGTTCGACCTCACCGTGCCGCAGTACGCCGCGCTCATGGTCCTCTCGTACTCCCCGGGGCTGTCCGGTGCCCAGCTCGCGCGCGCCTGCATGGTCACGCCGCAGACCATGGCGACCGTGCTGGGCAACCTCAAGTCCAAGGGACTCATCCGTCGCGACCCGTCCTCGGTGCACAAGAAGGTGCTCGTGACGGAGCTCACGCGCACCGGCCGGGCCGTGCTCAGCGAGGCGGACGCCGCGGCGCGTGCCGTGGAGGACCGGCTCTCGGCGGAGTTCGACCGGGAGGACCAGGAGCAGCTGCGCTCGCTGCTCGAGCGCGCGATCAAGGTGCTCTCGAGCGACGGCTGA
- a CDS encoding glycerophosphodiester phosphodiesterase family protein: MTRVARHPYLDDPSGFVALAHRGFAPDGGENSLAAFSAARDLGFCYVETDAHATADGVAVALHDATLDRTTDARGRVGDLPWATVRRALIGGREPVPLLEDVLGTWPELRVNVDVKDVRAAAPVAAAVERTRAHDRVCVASFSAARRRATLAALSRPVATSAATGEVARFVAARRTGLPRVAARALRSVDCLQVPVAQGRVRVVDAGTVAAAHAAGRQVHVWTVNDPAQMRALLDLGVDGLVTDRADLLRDVLRERGTWR; encoded by the coding sequence GTGACCCGCGTGGCCCGGCACCCCTACCTCGACGACCCCTCCGGGTTCGTCGCTCTCGCGCACCGCGGGTTCGCGCCCGACGGCGGGGAGAACTCGCTCGCGGCGTTCTCGGCGGCCCGCGACCTCGGGTTCTGCTACGTCGAGACCGACGCGCACGCGACCGCCGACGGCGTCGCGGTGGCGCTGCACGACGCGACCCTCGACCGCACGACGGACGCCCGCGGCCGCGTCGGCGACCTGCCGTGGGCGACGGTCCGGCGCGCGCTCATCGGGGGCCGCGAGCCGGTCCCGCTGCTCGAGGACGTCCTCGGCACCTGGCCGGAGCTGCGGGTCAACGTCGACGTCAAGGACGTGCGTGCGGCCGCCCCGGTCGCCGCGGCCGTCGAGCGCACACGGGCGCACGACCGGGTCTGCGTCGCGTCGTTCTCCGCGGCGCGGCGCCGGGCGACCCTCGCGGCGCTGAGCCGTCCGGTCGCGACGTCCGCGGCGACGGGGGAGGTGGCGCGCTTCGTGGCGGCGCGCCGCACCGGGCTGCCCCGCGTGGCGGCCCGCGCGCTGCGGTCCGTGGACTGCCTCCAGGTCCCGGTCGCGCAGGGACGGGTGCGGGTCGTCGACGCCGGGACGGTCGCGGCGGCGCACGCCGCGGGTCGCCAGGTGCACGTGTGGACCGTGAACGACCCGGCGCAGATGCGCGCGCTGCTGGACCTCGGGGTCGACGGCCTCGTCACCGACCGGGCGGACCTCCTGCGCGACGTGCTGCGCGAGCGCGGCACCTGGCGCTGA
- a CDS encoding malonic semialdehyde reductase, translating into MTTDILSPSETPLVLDEPTADLLFREARTVNTFSDDEITDAQLAAVYDLVRWGPTAMNTSPMRVLVVRTPEGRARLAAHMADGNRAKAERAPLSLVVATDVDFHEHMGRLAPHMAAVAEGLAGAPEARAAMARDNAFLQTGYLIVGLRAAGLHAGPMGGFDAAALDADLLAGTSWRSVLVINVGQAPAEHDDIPTPATYPRQTRLDFTEVARTV; encoded by the coding sequence ATGACGACCGACATCCTCAGCCCGTCCGAGACCCCGCTCGTCCTCGACGAGCCGACCGCCGACCTGCTGTTCCGCGAGGCCCGCACGGTCAACACCTTCTCCGACGACGAGATCACCGACGCGCAGCTCGCCGCCGTCTACGATCTCGTCCGCTGGGGCCCGACGGCGATGAACACGAGCCCGATGCGCGTGCTCGTGGTCCGCACCCCCGAGGGCCGCGCACGCCTCGCCGCGCACATGGCCGACGGCAACCGCGCCAAGGCCGAGCGCGCGCCGCTGAGCCTCGTCGTCGCGACGGACGTCGACTTCCACGAGCACATGGGCCGCCTCGCCCCCCACATGGCCGCCGTCGCCGAGGGCCTCGCCGGTGCCCCCGAGGCGCGCGCCGCGATGGCCCGCGACAACGCGTTCCTGCAGACCGGGTACCTGATCGTCGGGCTCCGCGCCGCCGGCCTGCACGCCGGCCCGATGGGCGGGTTCGACGCCGCCGCGCTCGACGCGGACCTGCTCGCGGGCACGTCGTGGCGCTCGGTGCTCGTCATCAACGTCGGGCAGGCGCCCGCAGAGCACGACGACATCCCGACGCCCGCGACCTACCCGCGCCAGACCCGGCTCGACTTCACCGAGGTCGCCCGCACGGTCTGA
- a CDS encoding DedA family protein yields MSADWVGQLAGTPWAVVLLGLVTVVDGFFPPVPSESAVVALAALGAAGRGPAPVVVGVVAALGAFAGDQVAYTLGRRLPGGGRGLVRSRQGRQVLAWAEGALERRGAVLILAARFTPGGRVLVNMTAGAVGFPRGRFSAIAALAAVLWAGCSVLLGVGAGHLLAAHHPLVGMAVGVAGGLLLGLVVDRVLRLRAAGVARRPAARTAPGAAPCARCADPAPVELTFAVHRPA; encoded by the coding sequence GTGAGCGCCGACTGGGTCGGTCAGCTCGCGGGGACGCCGTGGGCCGTGGTCCTGCTCGGGCTCGTCACCGTGGTCGACGGGTTCTTCCCGCCGGTCCCCAGCGAGTCGGCCGTCGTCGCGCTCGCCGCCCTCGGCGCCGCCGGGCGGGGTCCGGCTCCGGTGGTCGTGGGCGTCGTCGCGGCGCTCGGCGCGTTCGCGGGCGACCAGGTCGCGTACACGCTCGGACGGCGGCTCCCCGGCGGCGGTCGCGGCCTCGTCCGGTCACGCCAGGGCCGCCAGGTGCTCGCCTGGGCCGAGGGTGCCCTCGAGCGGCGCGGCGCCGTGCTGATCCTGGCGGCCCGGTTCACGCCGGGCGGACGCGTGCTCGTGAACATGACGGCCGGGGCCGTCGGGTTCCCCCGCGGACGGTTCAGCGCGATCGCCGCCCTCGCCGCCGTGCTGTGGGCGGGGTGCTCCGTGCTGCTCGGGGTCGGCGCCGGGCACCTGCTCGCCGCGCACCACCCGCTCGTCGGCATGGCGGTCGGGGTCGCCGGCGGCCTGCTCCTCGGGCTGGTCGTGGACCGGGTGCTGCGGCTGCGGGCCGCCGGCGTGGCACGGCGCCCGGCCGCACGCACGGCACCGGGGGCTGCGCCGTGCGCCCGGTGCGCGGACCCCGCGCCGGTCGAGCTGACGTTCGCGGTGCACCGCCCGGCGTGA
- a CDS encoding FAD-dependent monooxygenase produces the protein MPEPRVLVVGAGPVGLVLACELLRRGIEVRVVDKRTQAPAHSRAAILWPRQLELLRRTGVTPRLLERGHRVDAVAFWSEGRRKGTVRISTVPDALYPFAVTIPQTATEEILAQRVLELGGTVETGTELLVLSHPDARDGGPHVSLRGPSGEVTYERFDWVVGADGAHSTVRRLLEVPFTAAPVNVAFGICDAPVQGGPSDRTVHYFWSGAGMIGLAPLREGVYRVAMSLPTADGPPPPRELFQRLLDERAPGSGTVGEPEWTAAFAVRFGTAGAFRKGACFLVGDAAHIMSPANGQGMNTGVQDAVNLGWKLAAVIRGEAPDALLDTYETERRAAAVRVTAATGVQTRLGLLGSPWRRWLRDAAVVVADRTRLLQRAAPMFAQLDTSYAPGRTPLLGSRSLRVGDRVPAFVDDGGDWPRARTWPVLDADAWTLLLWPGRPGRPADPERAATITAELPDVRVTDLGPLASPALRRVLGGAPRFLLVRPDGHLAAEGGLAGARATVDAVRAALPIAAVGTRHPA, from the coding sequence GTGCCTGAGCCGCGTGTGCTGGTGGTGGGCGCCGGGCCCGTCGGTCTCGTCCTCGCGTGCGAGCTGCTGCGACGGGGGATCGAGGTGCGGGTCGTCGACAAGCGCACGCAGGCCCCGGCGCACTCCCGGGCGGCGATCCTCTGGCCGCGCCAGCTCGAGCTCCTGCGCCGCACGGGCGTGACGCCGCGGCTGCTCGAGCGCGGGCACCGGGTCGACGCCGTCGCGTTCTGGTCCGAGGGCCGCCGCAAGGGGACCGTGCGGATCTCCACGGTGCCCGACGCGCTCTACCCGTTCGCGGTGACGATCCCGCAGACGGCGACCGAGGAGATCCTCGCGCAGCGTGTCCTCGAGCTCGGCGGGACGGTCGAGACGGGCACCGAGCTGCTCGTGCTGTCGCACCCCGACGCGCGCGACGGCGGCCCGCACGTGTCGCTGCGCGGTCCCTCGGGCGAGGTGACGTACGAGCGGTTCGACTGGGTGGTCGGGGCGGACGGCGCGCACAGCACCGTCCGCCGCCTGCTCGAGGTGCCGTTCACCGCGGCCCCCGTCAACGTCGCGTTCGGCATCTGCGACGCCCCCGTCCAGGGCGGGCCGTCCGACCGCACGGTGCACTACTTCTGGTCCGGCGCCGGGATGATCGGCCTGGCCCCGCTGCGCGAGGGCGTCTACCGGGTCGCGATGAGCCTGCCGACGGCCGACGGCCCGCCGCCGCCGCGCGAGCTGTTCCAGCGCCTGCTCGACGAGCGCGCCCCGGGCTCCGGCACGGTCGGTGAGCCGGAGTGGACGGCGGCGTTCGCGGTGCGCTTCGGGACGGCCGGGGCGTTCCGGAAGGGCGCGTGCTTCCTCGTCGGCGACGCCGCGCACATCATGAGCCCGGCCAACGGCCAGGGGATGAACACCGGCGTGCAGGACGCGGTGAACCTCGGCTGGAAGCTCGCGGCCGTCATCCGGGGCGAGGCCCCGGACGCGCTGCTCGACACCTACGAGACCGAGCGCCGCGCGGCGGCCGTGCGGGTCACCGCCGCGACCGGCGTGCAGACGCGGCTGGGCCTCCTGGGCAGCCCGTGGCGCCGGTGGCTGCGCGACGCCGCGGTGGTCGTCGCGGACCGGACCCGGCTGCTCCAGCGCGCCGCGCCGATGTTCGCCCAGCTCGACACGAGCTACGCCCCGGGGCGCACGCCGCTGCTGGGCAGCCGGTCGCTGCGGGTGGGGGACCGGGTGCCGGCCTTCGTGGACGACGGTGGTGACTGGCCCCGCGCGCGGACCTGGCCCGTGCTCGACGCCGACGCGTGGACGCTCCTGCTGTGGCCGGGCCGTCCCGGACGTCCCGCCGACCCCGAGCGGGCCGCGACGATCACCGCCGAGCTGCCCGACGTGCGGGTCACGGACCTGGGGCCGCTCGCGTCACCGGCCCTGCGCCGCGTGCTGGGCGGTGCGCCGCGGTTCCTGCTCGTGCGGCCGGACGGCCATCTCGCGGCGGAGGGCGGGCTGGCCGGCGCCCGCGCGACGGTCGACGCGGTCCGTGCGGCGCTCCCGATCGCCGCGGTCGGGACCCGCCACCCCGCATGA
- a CDS encoding NADPH-dependent F420 reductase, giving the protein MTTIGLIGSGHIGGTLARLAVEHGYDVVVSNSRGPETLTDLVAELGDRARAGTAQEAAEAGDVVVVTIPLEAYRTVPVEPLAGKVVIDTTNYYWQRDGHIPELDAQETTSSALLQEHLPESSVVKAFNHITSADLGSRSTPAGTPGRRALAVASDHDDAKAQVSALLDELGFDAVDAGTLADSWRIEPGTPGYGPDLDADGLQAALAAATRGAAA; this is encoded by the coding sequence ATGACGACCATCGGACTCATCGGCAGCGGACACATCGGCGGGACGCTCGCGCGCCTCGCCGTCGAGCACGGGTACGACGTGGTGGTGAGCAACTCGCGCGGCCCGGAGACCCTCACGGACCTCGTCGCGGAGCTCGGCGACCGCGCACGTGCCGGCACGGCGCAGGAGGCGGCGGAGGCCGGGGACGTCGTCGTCGTGACGATCCCGCTCGAGGCCTACCGCACCGTCCCCGTCGAGCCCCTCGCGGGCAAGGTCGTGATCGACACCACCAACTACTACTGGCAGCGCGACGGCCACATCCCCGAGCTCGACGCGCAGGAGACGACGAGCTCCGCGCTCCTCCAGGAGCACCTCCCGGAGTCGTCCGTCGTGAAGGCGTTCAACCACATCACCTCCGCGGACCTCGGCTCGCGCAGCACGCCTGCCGGCACCCCCGGTCGCCGTGCGCTCGCCGTCGCCTCGGACCACGACGACGCGAAGGCGCAGGTCAGTGCCCTGCTCGACGAGCTGGGCTTCGACGCGGTCGACGCCGGGACGCTCGCCGACAGCTGGCGCATCGAGCCCGGCACCCCCGGCTACGGCCCCGACCTCGACGCCGACGGGCTGCAGGCCGCGCTCGCCGCGGCGACGCGGGGCGCCGCCGCCTGA
- a CDS encoding DUF1206 domain-containing protein: MNTSVRSAAAGAGNHGLLEKGARLGYAASGLLHLLIAFVALQLAWSTGAQEASQAGALQTLGSTGPGSVALWVMVVGLALLGLWQLTEAAVLQETGDRLKAAGKGVVYLVLAWTAFGVARGSGSGGGSDQSMSVTASLMEQPFGLVLIGAVGVGIVAIAVYHLHKGWKKTFLRDLVGHPGTWVVRAGQAGYVARGIALAIVGVLLVSAAVTHDPAQSQGLDGALRTLLEAPFGKLLLTLVALGFAAFGVYSFARARYARV; this comes from the coding sequence ATGAACACGTCAGTGCGCTCTGCAGCAGCCGGAGCGGGCAACCACGGCCTCCTCGAGAAGGGCGCACGCCTCGGCTACGCCGCGAGCGGGCTCCTGCACCTGCTCATCGCGTTCGTCGCGCTCCAGCTCGCGTGGTCGACCGGCGCGCAGGAGGCCAGCCAGGCGGGCGCCCTCCAGACCCTCGGGAGCACCGGGCCGGGCTCCGTGGCGCTCTGGGTCATGGTCGTCGGGCTCGCGCTGCTCGGGCTGTGGCAGCTCACCGAGGCCGCCGTGCTGCAGGAGACCGGCGACCGGCTCAAGGCCGCCGGCAAGGGCGTCGTCTACCTCGTGCTCGCCTGGACCGCGTTCGGCGTCGCGCGCGGCTCGGGCTCGGGCGGCGGCTCGGACCAGTCCATGTCCGTGACCGCCTCGCTCATGGAGCAGCCGTTCGGGCTCGTGCTCATCGGGGCGGTCGGCGTCGGCATCGTCGCGATCGCCGTCTACCACCTGCACAAGGGCTGGAAGAAGACGTTCCTGCGCGACCTCGTCGGGCACCCCGGGACGTGGGTCGTGCGCGCCGGGCAGGCCGGGTACGTCGCCCGGGGCATCGCGCTCGCGATCGTCGGCGTGCTGCTCGTCTCGGCCGCCGTCACCCACGACCCCGCGCAGTCGCAGGGTCTCGACGGCGCGCTGCGCACGCTGCTCGAGGCGCCCTTCGGCAAGCTCCTCCTGACGCTCGTCGCGCTCGGGTTCGCGGCGTTCGGCGTGTACTCCTTCGCGCGCGCCCGGTACGCGCGCGTCTGA
- a CDS encoding quinone oxidoreductase family protein, translating to MRAVQLAEHGGPEVLRVVEVPEPVPGAGDVLVEVACTGVTSADLLARRGEVAVELPYVPGLAVSGRVVAVGAAVTTLRPGQRVVALVLAGGGAAELVVAPASAVVPLEGELERLSDAVAAAVPCDVTTAWGVVEAARVEERETVLVLAAAGGVGSAAVQLAIAQGASAVAAVGHDAARAGAHSWGARHVVTYDGLTQRDDLLDDPLGGRRVDVVLDPLGGAVGRAAAATLGFGGRHVVHGDSSAEDDVVATSWVRRTGTSLVGYDLRALAAAAPERLLGHLRNALHAVADGTVGLDVSAHPLDDVAAAHVALGSPASTGTRVLHVGAPGRTPLTRPGGGPVRDHPDW from the coding sequence GTGCGTGCCGTCCAGCTCGCGGAGCACGGCGGACCCGAGGTGCTGCGGGTCGTCGAGGTCCCGGAGCCGGTCCCGGGAGCGGGGGACGTGCTGGTCGAGGTCGCCTGCACGGGAGTGACGTCGGCCGACCTCCTGGCCCGCCGGGGTGAGGTCGCCGTGGAGCTCCCGTACGTCCCGGGGCTCGCGGTCAGCGGCCGGGTCGTCGCCGTCGGCGCGGCGGTGACCACCTTGCGTCCCGGGCAGCGCGTCGTGGCGCTGGTCCTCGCCGGCGGAGGGGCCGCGGAGCTCGTGGTGGCGCCCGCGTCGGCGGTCGTCCCGCTCGAGGGGGAGCTCGAACGGCTCTCCGACGCCGTCGCGGCCGCGGTGCCGTGCGACGTGACGACCGCCTGGGGGGTCGTCGAGGCGGCGCGGGTCGAGGAGCGCGAGACGGTGCTCGTGCTCGCCGCGGCCGGCGGTGTCGGCTCGGCGGCGGTCCAGCTCGCGATCGCGCAGGGGGCGAGCGCGGTGGCCGCCGTCGGGCACGACGCCGCTCGGGCCGGCGCCCACAGCTGGGGTGCCCGGCACGTCGTGACGTACGACGGGCTCACCCAGCGGGACGACCTGCTGGACGACCCGCTGGGCGGGCGCCGGGTGGACGTGGTGCTCGACCCGCTGGGCGGCGCCGTCGGGCGGGCGGCTGCGGCCACGCTCGGCTTCGGCGGGCGGCACGTCGTGCACGGCGACAGCTCCGCCGAGGACGACGTCGTCGCGACGAGCTGGGTGCGCCGGACCGGGACCAGCCTCGTCGGGTACGACCTGCGAGCGCTGGCCGCCGCCGCTCCCGAGCGGCTTCTCGGGCACCTGCGGAACGCGCTGCACGCGGTCGCGGACGGGACCGTCGGGCTCGATGTGAGCGCGCACCCGCTCGACGACGTCGCCGCGGCCCACGTCGCGCTCGGGTCGCCGGCCTCGACCGGGACGCGGGTCCTGCACGTGGGAGCCCCCGGGCGCACGCCTCTGACCAGGCCCGGCGGTGGTCCGGTGCGCGACCACCCCGATTGGTGA
- a CDS encoding ScbA/BarX family gamma-butyrolactone biosynthesis protein, with protein sequence MITESLDVTRRPLDGPGLSDRTTADRRLVHRAALSEVFVTDSAQVGDATYEVGAQLPPQHAYYGDHTGRVARVDPLLLLECCRQAETLVAHAYLGVPLGQHFVLRSWDMAFPGIGDIPVGYAPATLRLLVEIERPRTVHGVLRSLTYRVTLLVQQPVGETEVGRVSTEVMFASPMAYRALRDTRRRTTLVTSAGLRDAPVPPPVDPALVARAHERNVVLTAIEADEHELRGVLRLPFTNASLFDHAQDHVPAMVLTEAARQLALVALADTHGLSAQHTHVGAITGRFLQYVELDEPTVLHLEAPRPPVRSAPDQPPRSTVAVRVVQGDRPAATIELALDTLPGPLAVRRAGA encoded by the coding sequence ATGATCACCGAGTCCCTGGACGTCACGCGAAGACCGCTCGACGGCCCGGGGCTCAGCGACCGGACGACGGCGGACCGCCGGCTCGTCCACCGCGCCGCGCTGAGCGAGGTCTTCGTGACCGACTCCGCCCAGGTCGGGGACGCGACGTACGAGGTCGGCGCGCAGCTCCCGCCGCAGCACGCGTACTACGGCGACCACACCGGCCGCGTCGCGCGCGTCGACCCGCTGCTGCTCCTCGAGTGCTGCCGGCAGGCCGAGACCCTCGTCGCCCACGCCTACCTCGGGGTGCCGCTCGGCCAGCACTTCGTCCTGCGCTCGTGGGACATGGCGTTCCCCGGGATCGGCGACATCCCGGTCGGCTACGCGCCCGCGACCCTGCGGCTGCTCGTCGAGATCGAGCGGCCGCGGACCGTGCACGGCGTGCTGCGCTCGCTGACCTACCGGGTCACGCTCCTCGTCCAGCAACCCGTCGGGGAGACCGAGGTCGGGCGCGTGTCGACCGAGGTCATGTTCGCCTCGCCGATGGCGTACCGGGCGCTGCGCGACACGCGCCGCCGCACGACCCTCGTGACCAGCGCCGGACTGCGGGACGCGCCCGTGCCGCCGCCCGTCGACCCCGCGCTCGTCGCCCGCGCGCACGAGCGCAACGTCGTGCTCACCGCGATCGAGGCCGACGAGCACGAGCTCCGCGGCGTGCTGCGGCTGCCGTTCACCAACGCGAGCCTCTTCGACCACGCGCAGGACCACGTGCCCGCGATGGTGCTCACCGAGGCGGCCCGCCAGCTCGCCCTCGTCGCGCTCGCCGACACGCACGGCCTGTCCGCGCAGCACACGCACGTCGGCGCGATCACGGGGCGGTTCCTGCAGTACGTCGAGCTCGACGAGCCGACGGTCCTGCACCTGGAGGCCCCTCGTCCGCCCGTGCGGTCGGCGCCCGACCAGCCGCCGCGCTCGACCGTCGCCGTGCGGGTCGTCCAGGGCGACCGGCCGGCCGCGACCATCGAGCTCGCGCTCGACACGCTGCCGGGACCGCTCGCGGTCCGCCGGGCGGGCGCGTGA